From the genome of Thermococcus sp., one region includes:
- a CDS encoding ferritin family protein, translating into MVPPELDEGLPLERIKDFSLEELLGMAIKAEIGARKFYESLAERIEIQELKNKIEWLAGEEKKHEELLRKIYANMFPGKEVVFPKEHIGPELKPVARELHGVQDIIDLIRWAMKAEEIAAKFYAELEDMVDTDEKKRLMRYLSDMEWGHYYNLKAEYELLLDWAMYSQMMNVGP; encoded by the coding sequence ATGGTTCCGCCCGAACTCGACGAAGGGCTTCCCCTTGAAAGGATTAAGGACTTTTCCCTTGAGGAGCTCCTTGGAATGGCGATAAAGGCCGAAATAGGTGCGAGGAAGTTCTACGAAAGCCTTGCCGAGAGGATAGAAATTCAGGAGCTTAAGAACAAGATAGAGTGGCTCGCGGGAGAGGAGAAGAAGCATGAGGAGCTTCTGAGGAAAATCTACGCCAATATGTTCCCGGGAAAGGAAGTTGTCTTTCCCAAGGAGCACATAGGGCCCGAGCTCAAGCCTGTCGCGAGAGAACTTCACGGCGTTCAGGACATAATAGACCTCATTCGCTGGGCCATGAAGGCCGAGGAGATAGCTGCGAAGTTCTACGCTGAGCTTGAGGACATGGTAGACACAGATGAGAAAAAGAGATTAATGCGTTACCTCAGCGACATGGAGTGGGGCCACTACTACAACCTCAAGGCCGAGTACGAGTTGCTCCT